The following proteins are encoded in a genomic region of Methanoculleus bourgensis MS2:
- the guaB gene encoding IMP dehydrogenase yields the protein MYIEKMKMETTFTFDDVLLEPAESWVEPDEADVRSRFSRNIPLNIPLVSAAMDTVTESVMAIAMAREGGIGVIHRNMPQDREVAEVRVVKQAEDLIEREVVAVGPEATVTDVERVMRQYGVGGVPVLEDGKVIGIVSRRDIRAILPKQGDAKITAYMTKKLITASEDITVENALETMYANKVERLPVVDAERRLVGIITMRDILEKRQYPRANRDANGKLKVAAAVGPFDFERAMMLVEAGADALVVDCAHGHNMNVVGAVREIKGSTSVDVVAGNIATKQAASVLTDFVDGLKVGIGPGSICTTRIVAGVGVPQVSAIANVAEVTQEAGVPVIADGGIRYSGDIAKAIAAGADCVMAGSLFAGTDEAPGRITTIKGRRYKQYRGMGSLGVMSGGESSDRYFQKKEIGRTKFVPEGVEGVTPYVGRVSDVIYQLVGGLKSAMGYTGSKTVTDLKKNGRFLRITSAGYGESHPHNIMITDEAPNYRLFE from the coding sequence ATGTATATCGAGAAGATGAAGATGGAGACAACATTCACGTTCGACGATGTGCTTCTTGAGCCCGCCGAATCGTGGGTCGAGCCCGATGAGGCCGACGTCAGGTCGCGGTTCTCGCGGAACATTCCCCTGAATATCCCCCTCGTGAGCGCCGCCATGGATACGGTGACCGAGTCGGTGATGGCGATAGCGATGGCACGGGAGGGCGGCATCGGTGTCATTCACCGGAACATGCCCCAGGACCGCGAGGTTGCCGAAGTCAGGGTCGTTAAACAGGCCGAGGACCTGATCGAGCGCGAGGTTGTGGCGGTCGGTCCTGAGGCCACGGTCACTGATGTGGAACGGGTCATGCGGCAGTACGGTGTCGGCGGGGTGCCGGTCCTTGAGGACGGGAAGGTGATCGGTATCGTCAGCCGCAGGGATATCAGGGCGATCCTGCCAAAGCAGGGCGATGCGAAGATCACCGCGTACATGACGAAGAAGTTGATCACGGCGTCCGAAGACATCACGGTTGAGAATGCGCTCGAGACCATGTACGCAAATAAGGTTGAGCGTCTTCCCGTTGTGGATGCAGAGAGGCGCCTCGTCGGCATCATCACGATGCGGGATATCCTCGAGAAACGGCAGTACCCCCGCGCGAACCGTGATGCTAACGGGAAACTCAAAGTCGCCGCTGCAGTGGGTCCTTTTGACTTTGAGCGGGCCATGATGCTTGTTGAGGCGGGTGCCGACGCCCTGGTGGTGGACTGTGCGCACGGCCATAACATGAACGTCGTAGGCGCCGTCAGGGAGATCAAGGGAAGCACCAGTGTCGATGTGGTGGCCGGGAACATAGCCACTAAACAGGCGGCCTCCGTCCTGACCGACTTCGTCGACGGGCTGAAGGTGGGCATCGGGCCGGGTTCCATCTGCACGACAAGGATCGTCGCGGGCGTGGGCGTGCCGCAGGTCTCCGCGATAGCAAACGTCGCTGAGGTGACGCAGGAGGCCGGCGTGCCGGTGATCGCAGACGGCGGTATCCGCTACTCCGGGGATATCGCAAAGGCGATCGCCGCCGGTGCGGACTGCGTCATGGCAGGCAGCCTCTTTGCCGGCACCGATGAGGCGCCGGGGAGGATTACGACGATCAAGGGCCGGCGCTACAAGCAGTACCGGGGAATGGGATCGCTCGGCGTCATGAGCGGCGGGGAGTCGAGCGACCGTTACTTCCAGAAGAAGGAGATCGGGAGGACCAAGTTCGTCCCTGAGGGCGTCGAGGGGGTCACTCCCTATGTTGGCCGGGTCTCGGACGTCATCTACCAACTCGTCGGCGGCCTGAAGTCTGCGATGGGCTACACGGGGTCAAAGACTGTGACGGACCTGAAGAAGAACGGCAGATTTCTCAGGATCACGTCTGCAGGCTACGGCGAGAGTCACCCGCACAATATCATGATCACCGATGAGGCGCCGAACTACCGCCTCTTCGAGTGA
- a CDS encoding HEAT repeat domain-containing protein has product MTYNTLPETGDDRPDEQDLHTLLARLSDPDKGVRAEAMHGLVTIGGPAVPACIALLHDDDWKVRYRAAEALGLIGDDRAYAPLTAALGDGKDHVRYMAAKGLGLLGDPRAVAHLRAVQRDENEFVRRSAAASLGRIGGAEAVAALRSALEGEAIGGVREVILAALRDAGAD; this is encoded by the coding sequence ATGACCTACAATACGCTACCAGAGACTGGGGACGATCGCCCAGATGAGCAGGACCTGCACACCCTCCTTGCCCGGCTCTCAGACCCGGATAAGGGCGTGCGGGCGGAGGCGATGCATGGGCTGGTAACGATCGGAGGACCCGCTGTTCCTGCCTGTATCGCCCTGCTGCACGACGACGACTGGAAGGTGCGCTACCGTGCGGCTGAGGCCCTCGGGCTTATCGGTGATGACAGGGCGTATGCGCCCCTCACCGCTGCCCTTGGTGACGGCAAGGATCACGTCCGCTACATGGCGGCGAAAGGGCTCGGGCTGCTCGGTGATCCTCGCGCGGTTGCGCACCTCAGGGCGGTGCAGCGGGATGAGAACGAGTTTGTGCGGCGGAGCGCCGCCGCATCGCTTGGCAGGATTGGCGGGGCGGAGGCGGTCGCGGCGCTCCGGTCTGCCCTGGAAGGCGAGGCGATTGGAGGCGTCCGCGAGGTGATCCTTGCGGCGCTCCGTGATGCGGGAGCGGACTAG
- a CDS encoding ArsR/SmtB family transcription factor: protein MLEGGEVSRLLDILGNRNRRRIIELLRQKPCFVTEISERLVLSPKAVIDHLQMMEREHLLISCQDERRRKYYYLSHDINVIVNLQKQDRVTLPTVDEDQKTRFARNLTVFRRMVRARDELLDNLEQLERDIESRFVEVMRTGEDFITGDGDLEILLALSHFDLTLAELEEMCSLSTDELKQRLNNLMYTGVVERTNDRYQIRGTHGE from the coding sequence ATGCTTGAGGGCGGTGAGGTTTCCCGTCTCCTTGATATCCTGGGAAACCGGAACAGGCGGCGGATAATAGAACTATTGCGGCAGAAACCGTGTTTTGTGACTGAGATCTCCGAGCGCCTTGTGCTCAGTCCGAAGGCGGTGATAGACCACCTGCAGATGATGGAGCGCGAGCACCTCCTCATCTCCTGCCAGGACGAGCGAAGGCGAAAGTATTACTACCTCTCGCATGACATCAATGTCATCGTAAACCTGCAGAAGCAGGATAGGGTTACGCTTCCCACTGTTGATGAGGACCAGAAGACCAGGTTTGCGAGAAATCTCACGGTATTCAGGAGAATGGTCAGGGCTCGCGACGAACTTCTGGATAACCTCGAACAACTGGAGCGGGACATCGAATCGAGGTTTGTCGAGGTCATGCGCACGGGGGAGGACTTCATCACTGGCGACGGGGACCTGGAGATTCTCCTCGCCCTCTCTCACTTCGACCTGACGCTCGCGGAACTCGAGGAAATGTGCAGCCTGTCCACGGATGAGCTGAAACAGAGACTGAACAACCTCATGTATACCGGGGTTGTCGAACGAACCAACGACCGATACCAGATACGTGGTACACATGGCGAATAA
- a CDS encoding PP2C family protein-serine/threonine phosphatase produces the protein MRRESGLRYAAMSDQGRRERNEDAYFAGEVAGYHVFAVADGLGGHASGDVASRMAVAILEETAGEGLGEAKPAAVLERAFQHANFAVYTYNRDNHLDAATTLSAAIVSGSGRCWIGTVGDSRTHIITPSSVWHTRDQSYVQDLVDAGVLSPAEAIFHPKKNILTRALGLAARVQVDLDERDIAGSVLVMSSDGLHDYVPESTIQGIAIADEPGAACRRLIDAAKDAASTDNITVIVARE, from the coding sequence GTGAGGAGAGAGTCGGGGCTCCGGTACGCGGCGATGAGCGACCAGGGAAGGCGGGAACGGAATGAAGACGCATACTTTGCCGGCGAGGTGGCCGGGTATCACGTATTCGCCGTCGCGGACGGGCTCGGCGGGCACGCCAGCGGAGACGTAGCAAGCAGGATGGCGGTCGCGATCCTGGAAGAGACCGCAGGCGAGGGGCTCGGGGAGGCGAAACCTGCCGCAGTGCTCGAACGTGCATTCCAGCACGCGAACTTCGCGGTGTATACCTATAACCGGGATAACCACCTGGATGCCGCAACAACGCTCTCGGCGGCGATCGTCAGCGGGTCAGGCAGGTGCTGGATCGGCACGGTGGGCGACAGCAGGACCCACATCATCACCCCCTCGTCAGTCTGGCATACGCGCGACCAGAGTTACGTCCAGGACCTCGTGGACGCAGGGGTGCTCTCCCCTGCCGAGGCGATCTTCCACCCGAAGAAGAATATCCTGACCAGGGCGCTCGGGCTTGCGGCCAGGGTGCAGGTCGACCTCGACGAGCGGGACATCGCCGGGTCGGTCCTGGTGATGAGTTCGGACGGGCTCCACGACTACGTCCCGGAGAGCACTATCCAGGGTATTGCGATCGCCGATGAACCCGGTGCAGCATGCCGGAGGTTGATCGATGCCGCCAAGGATGCGGCAAGCACCGACAACATCACGGTGATCGTCGCCCGCGAGTGA
- a CDS encoding DUF7847 domain-containing protein — MTLESLKDAVGLLRHPIIWSVGLVMGGFLFATATIAVSGGVFYAEPLMLLLSLVIPFLAGGIYGTVRNEAFSADVFVQSGKTYYFRILLPWLVIIFAAILTVFLLAIPLALLGAGAAAGMAPLLFGVLISIVFFTFFYDTVAVFEETNVFESIRRSIEFVMNNLGRTILFYLTNVIIFIALWFAGSFVWTTLLIDKLEPLTSMSPTEIQAMMPQDILTLIGTEGIWVISGVTAVVIVLFSAFLYAYKVSFFRNHAEGTRIQQGEYDEKGRWYKY; from the coding sequence ATGACGCTTGAATCACTCAAAGATGCTGTCGGGCTCCTCCGGCATCCCATCATCTGGTCGGTCGGGCTTGTCATGGGCGGCTTTCTCTTTGCAACCGCCACCATCGCAGTCTCAGGCGGGGTTTTCTACGCAGAGCCCCTGATGCTCCTGCTCTCCCTCGTGATACCGTTCCTGGCCGGCGGGATCTACGGCACGGTCAGGAACGAGGCGTTCTCCGCGGACGTGTTCGTGCAGTCCGGCAAGACCTACTACTTCAGGATACTCCTCCCGTGGCTTGTCATCATCTTTGCGGCCATCCTGACGGTCTTCCTGCTCGCGATACCGCTCGCGCTCCTCGGTGCCGGTGCCGCCGCTGGTATGGCGCCGCTCCTCTTCGGGGTGCTTATATCGATCGTCTTCTTCACGTTCTTCTACGACACCGTGGCGGTATTTGAAGAGACGAACGTCTTTGAGTCGATCCGGCGGAGCATCGAGTTTGTCATGAACAACCTCGGCCGCACCATCCTCTTCTACCTGACAAACGTCATCATCTTCATAGCGCTCTGGTTTGCCGGCTCCTTTGTCTGGACCACGCTACTCATAGACAAACTCGAACCGCTCACCAGCATGAGCCCCACCGAAATTCAGGCCATGATGCCGCAGGATATCCTCACGCTCATCGGGACAGAGGGGATTTGGGTCATCTCAGGCGTCACGGCGGTGGTGATCGTGCTCTTCTCGGCGTTCCTGTACGCCTACAAGGTGAGTTTCTTCCGCAACCACGCCGAAGGCACACGCATCCAGCAGGGAGAGTACGACGAGAAGGGCCGGTGGTATAAGTACTGA
- a CDS encoding HisA/HisF-related TIM barrel protein, giving the protein MELILAVDLAGGLVVHGKSGNRAGYRPLNWGLAPSAEPETYISTLQPRFLYIADLESIQGRTPQDDLVRRCAALVERCYLDRGCRSPAESTAVEGVTPIIGTETAAAAIEDLRAYQAGYLSIDIKGGRVLPWGIRPAEMLRRASGLSFEGCIILNIGAVGTEQGLVRENLEEMRACYPGRLLYGGGVAGVDDIHLLSDIGFDGAIIATAVHRGTVPLDWIRRGSQC; this is encoded by the coding sequence ATGGAACTGATTCTTGCAGTCGATCTTGCAGGCGGCCTGGTTGTGCACGGAAAATCAGGTAACCGTGCCGGCTACCGGCCGCTCAACTGGGGGCTTGCCCCTTCAGCCGAACCTGAGACCTATATATCCACCCTGCAGCCCCGGTTTCTGTATATCGCCGACCTGGAGAGCATCCAGGGCAGAACCCCGCAGGACGACCTGGTCAGGCGTTGCGCCGCCCTAGTAGAGCGGTGCTACCTCGACCGGGGCTGCCGGTCCCCCGCCGAGAGTACGGCGGTCGAGGGGGTGACGCCGATCATAGGCACCGAGACGGCAGCCGCCGCCATTGAAGACCTCCGCGCATACCAGGCCGGCTATCTCAGTATCGATATCAAGGGAGGCCGGGTGCTCCCCTGGGGCATCAGGCCGGCGGAGATGCTGCGCCGCGCATCAGGACTCTCATTTGAGGGTTGCATCATCCTCAACATCGGCGCCGTGGGGACAGAACAGGGACTCGTCCGGGAGAACCTCGAGGAGATGCGGGCATGCTACCCCGGTCGTCTCCTCTACGGGGGCGGCGTCGCCGGGGTCGACGATATCCACCTCCTCTCTGACATCGGGTTTGACGGTGCAATCATCGCAACTGCCGTCCACCGGGGGACAGTGCCGCTTGACTGGATACGGAGAGGATCTCAGTGCTGA
- a CDS encoding DUF92 domain-containing protein: protein MTKPLGLVLASALTLVFIGLAPLLQPAWLLSCLLILFSLVLFLIRDTRYVSLSIIVLAALYGLGWLSMFVFTCTLGIVVIGELAFRLARGEPASYLYHLVAAIGASFAVMLYLGYSAPLVVVMGVVVAVLLRAVLRGRDDALMIEALGVAMTMFLFEEINFEVDLAILAAAAIIAFGFGYTSYRFRVADISGLFSGAMIGIILIVFADVRWFLIMLTFFIIGAGATRYRYGDKEMLGVAQEHGGVRGYFNVFANGLVATAAAILYGVTGHAAFVALFMGSVASAAADTTASEIGVTGKTPYLITTLQPVPRGTNGGVTLRGEVAAVIASAIVAVTAWLMGVADPWMVVVTVIAGFIGTNVDSLVGATLENSGRIGNSGTNLAATFVGGVSAMVLYLLG from the coding sequence ATGACTAAGCCGCTGGGGTTGGTTCTGGCATCGGCGCTCACCCTTGTCTTCATAGGTCTCGCCCCCCTGCTCCAGCCGGCATGGCTGCTCTCATGCCTCCTTATTCTGTTCTCGCTCGTCCTCTTCCTCATCAGGGATACCAGGTATGTATCGCTCTCGATCATCGTGCTTGCTGCGCTCTATGGGCTTGGCTGGCTCTCGATGTTCGTCTTCACCTGCACGCTTGGTATCGTCGTGATCGGGGAACTGGCGTTCCGCCTCGCCCGGGGAGAACCGGCATCGTACCTCTATCACCTGGTTGCCGCTATCGGTGCATCGTTTGCGGTGATGCTCTACCTCGGATATAGCGCGCCGCTCGTCGTCGTTATGGGCGTGGTTGTTGCGGTGCTGCTCCGGGCGGTCCTCCGTGGCCGGGACGACGCCCTGATGATCGAGGCGCTTGGTGTGGCGATGACCATGTTCCTCTTTGAGGAGATCAACTTCGAGGTCGATCTGGCCATCCTCGCCGCCGCGGCGATCATCGCGTTCGGGTTCGGCTACACCTCCTACCGGTTCCGGGTGGCAGACATCAGCGGTCTCTTCTCGGGGGCCATGATCGGGATCATCCTCATCGTCTTTGCGGATGTCCGGTGGTTCCTGATCATGCTCACCTTCTTCATCATCGGCGCCGGGGCTACCCGGTACCGCTATGGGGATAAGGAGATGCTCGGGGTCGCCCAGGAGCACGGGGGTGTGCGCGGCTACTTCAACGTCTTCGCAAACGGCCTCGTGGCGACCGCAGCCGCCATCCTCTACGGCGTAACGGGTCATGCGGCCTTTGTGGCGCTCTTCATGGGGAGCGTCGCCTCTGCCGCCGCCGATACGACCGCAAGCGAGATCGGGGTCACCGGGAAGACACCTTACCTGATCACGACGCTCCAGCCGGTGCCCCGGGGGACGAACGGCGGGGTGACCCTCCGCGGAGAGGTGGCGGCCGTCATCGCGTCGGCAATCGTCGCCGTCACCGCCTGGCTGATGGGTGTTGCCGACCCCTGGATGGTCGTCGTCACGGTCATCGCCGGTTTCATCGGCACCAACGTCGACAGCCTTGTGGGGGCAACGCTCGAGAACAGCGGCAGAATCGGAAACTCAGGCACGAACCTGGCTGCTACATTCGTCGGTGGGGTCTCAGCGATGGTTCTCTATCTCCTGGGGTGA
- the tmk gene encoding dTMP kinase: MLITIEGIDGSGKSTLLARLGELLADLDPLFTREPGATWVGDSVRRAVAARMDPITEALLFSADHAAHIDTLIRPALDAGRLVISDRYSDSRFAYQPVVLDGVLPDPLLWLRQIHAGWSIRPDRTFLLVLPVEDAMARLDPAEKREYFENAGILARVQENYLNLAASDPARFVIVDALLPKEEVARFIADEIRTSVRSSRRRPRA, translated from the coding sequence GTGCTGATCACCATCGAGGGGATCGACGGGAGCGGCAAGAGCACCCTTCTTGCCCGTCTTGGGGAATTGCTCGCCGACCTCGACCCCCTCTTCACCCGCGAGCCCGGCGCCACCTGGGTGGGCGACTCGGTGCGGCGGGCGGTTGCCGCGCGGATGGACCCGATCACCGAGGCGCTGCTCTTCTCCGCCGACCACGCCGCGCATATCGACACCCTGATCCGGCCCGCGCTCGATGCGGGAAGGCTCGTGATCTCAGACCGCTACTCAGACTCCAGGTTCGCCTACCAGCCGGTCGTCCTCGACGGCGTGCTCCCCGACCCGCTCCTCTGGCTCCGCCAGATCCATGCGGGGTGGTCGATCCGGCCGGACCGGACGTTTCTTCTGGTCCTGCCGGTCGAGGATGCCATGGCCAGGCTTGATCCTGCAGAAAAAAGGGAGTATTTTGAGAATGCCGGGATCCTCGCGCGGGTGCAGGAGAACTACCTGAACCTTGCAGCGTCCGATCCCGCGAGGTTTGTCATCGTCGATGCGCTGCTCCCAAAAGAGGAGGTCGCCCGGTTCATCGCCGACGAGATCAGGACGAGTGTCCGATCGTCACGACGACGTCCCCGAGCGTGA
- a CDS encoding valine--tRNA ligase, which yields MSPSHQLPKNYDIEEVERRWQDTWRDEDNYFDRGSTKPRFIIDTPPPYPTGNFHIGNALNWCYIDFIARYKRMRGFNVMFPQGWDCHGLPTEVKVEETYGITKNDVSREKFREMCRDLTIGNIEKMRATMRRLGFSVDWSHEYITMLPEYYKKTQASFLQMLKAGDIYQSEHPVNFCTRCETAIAFAEVNYVPRTTTLNYFDFDGIEIATTRPELLAACVAVAVHPDDERYRGMKGKRLVVPIFGHQVPIIEDVAVDPEFGSGAVMICTFGDKTDVYWWKQHHLELRKAIDRKGTMTAIAGPYVGMSSGACREAILRDMEKAGILKRQEELEQRVGTCWRCKTPIEILSERQWFVKIHRDDIMDAARKISWSPEHMFARLENWAESMEWDWCISRQRIFATPIPVWFCDACGEMVLPAGEDLPIDPTVDTPKTPCPRCGGTEFTGEKDVLDTWMDSSISVLHVTGWDGGDGRPPLFPAQLRPQGHDIIRTWAFYTILRAKALVGSHPWDQILINGMVLGEDGFKMSKSRNNIISPEEIVGTYGADALRQWGAGGATTGSDIMFNWNDVVAASRFQTKLWNIFRFVMGHLEREADPEAPVTELTDRWLLVQLSDTVAEVTDAMEKYQFDRALREIREFAWNTLADDYIEITKGRLYAEESSRASACSALRTTMDVLCRLLAPIIPHFAEECYHNLTGRSVHKEAWPDFAYDDDEARRHGDLLVKTVAELRRYKHDRGMALNAPLGHVMIYAPEPVDDAGDAGRALAADARWSTGTPRLEEVVSGVDFNMAVIGPTLRKLARPFMDAVQALPPEQLRNPPATLTVNGEEIPVPPDAFTPKVAYQVAGEEVDVLTLGDVVVTIGHSS from the coding sequence ATGTCGCCGTCACATCAACTACCAAAAAACTACGATATCGAGGAAGTGGAGAGGCGCTGGCAGGATACCTGGCGGGATGAAGATAACTATTTTGATCGCGGTTCAACAAAACCCCGGTTCATCATCGACACTCCGCCGCCGTACCCTACCGGCAACTTCCATATCGGCAATGCCCTGAACTGGTGCTACATCGACTTTATCGCACGCTATAAGCGTATGCGCGGGTTCAACGTAATGTTCCCCCAGGGGTGGGACTGCCACGGCCTCCCCACCGAGGTGAAAGTCGAGGAGACCTACGGGATAACCAAAAACGATGTATCGAGAGAGAAGTTCCGCGAGATGTGCCGCGACCTCACGATCGGGAACATCGAGAAGATGCGGGCGACCATGCGCAGGCTCGGGTTCTCCGTCGACTGGAGCCACGAGTACATCACCATGCTCCCGGAGTACTACAAAAAGACCCAGGCGTCGTTCCTGCAGATGCTCAAAGCCGGCGACATCTACCAGAGCGAGCATCCGGTGAACTTCTGCACGCGGTGCGAGACCGCTATCGCGTTTGCCGAGGTCAACTACGTCCCCCGCACGACCACGCTCAACTACTTCGACTTCGACGGCATCGAGATCGCCACCACCAGGCCCGAACTCCTCGCGGCCTGTGTTGCGGTTGCGGTCCACCCTGACGACGAGCGTTACCGCGGCATGAAGGGGAAGAGGCTTGTGGTCCCCATCTTCGGGCACCAGGTGCCGATCATCGAGGATGTCGCGGTCGACCCTGAGTTCGGCAGCGGCGCGGTGATGATCTGCACGTTCGGGGACAAGACGGACGTCTACTGGTGGAAGCAGCACCACCTGGAACTCCGCAAGGCCATCGACCGAAAGGGCACCATGACCGCGATCGCGGGTCCTTACGTGGGGATGTCGTCGGGAGCCTGCAGGGAAGCCATCCTCCGGGATATGGAGAAAGCAGGGATCCTGAAACGGCAGGAAGAACTCGAACAGCGGGTGGGGACCTGCTGGCGGTGCAAGACCCCGATCGAGATCCTCTCCGAGCGCCAGTGGTTCGTGAAGATCCACCGGGACGATATCATGGACGCCGCCCGGAAGATATCGTGGTCGCCGGAGCATATGTTCGCGAGGCTTGAGAACTGGGCGGAGTCGATGGAGTGGGACTGGTGCATATCCAGGCAGCGGATCTTCGCAACACCGATCCCGGTCTGGTTCTGTGACGCCTGCGGCGAGATGGTCCTCCCGGCCGGCGAGGATCTCCCGATAGACCCGACCGTCGATACGCCGAAAACCCCCTGCCCGCGGTGCGGCGGGACGGAGTTCACCGGCGAAAAAGATGTGCTCGACACCTGGATGGACTCGTCGATATCGGTGCTCCACGTCACCGGGTGGGACGGAGGGGACGGCAGACCCCCGCTCTTCCCGGCACAGCTCCGCCCCCAGGGCCACGATATCATACGGACGTGGGCGTTCTACACGATCCTCCGGGCAAAAGCACTCGTCGGCAGCCATCCCTGGGACCAGATCCTCATAAACGGCATGGTGCTCGGGGAAGACGGGTTCAAGATGAGCAAGAGCAGGAACAACATCATCTCCCCCGAGGAGATCGTCGGCACCTACGGGGCAGACGCGCTGCGGCAGTGGGGGGCCGGGGGCGCGACGACCGGCTCAGATATCATGTTCAACTGGAACGATGTCGTCGCCGCGTCCCGTTTCCAGACAAAACTCTGGAACATCTTCAGGTTCGTCATGGGGCACCTGGAGCGGGAGGCTGATCCTGAGGCACCGGTGACGGAGCTTACCGACCGGTGGCTCCTCGTCCAGCTCTCCGATACCGTCGCTGAGGTCACCGACGCCATGGAGAAGTACCAGTTCGACCGGGCGCTCAGGGAGATCAGGGAGTTTGCCTGGAACACGCTCGCCGACGATTACATCGAGATCACGAAGGGCCGGCTGTATGCGGAGGAGAGCAGCAGGGCCAGTGCATGCAGCGCACTCCGGACGACCATGGACGTCCTCTGCCGCCTCCTCGCCCCGATCATCCCGCACTTCGCAGAGGAGTGCTACCACAACCTGACCGGGAGGAGCGTCCACAAGGAGGCCTGGCCCGACTTCGCGTACGATGACGACGAGGCGCGGCGCCACGGCGACCTCCTCGTGAAGACGGTCGCGGAACTCAGGCGCTACAAGCACGACCGGGGCATGGCGCTGAACGCACCGCTCGGCCACGTGATGATCTACGCGCCGGAACCGGTCGATGACGCCGGCGACGCCGGGCGAGCACTCGCCGCCGATGCCCGGTGGAGCACCGGCACGCCCCGGCTCGAAGAGGTCGTGAGCGGCGTGGACTTCAACATGGCGGTCATCGGCCCCACGTTACGGAAACTGGCCCGGCCGTTCATGGATGCCGTGCAGGCGCTCCCGCCCGAACAGCTCAGGAACCCGCCCGCAACCCTCACGGTCAACGGCGAGGAGATCCCGGTGCCGCCCGACGCCTTCACGCCGAAGGTCGCCTACCAGGTGGCAGGAGAAGAGGTGGACGTCCTCACGCTCGGGGACGTCGTCGTGACGATCGGACACTCGTCCTGA
- a CDS encoding (5-formylfuran-3-yl)methyl phosphate synthase, translated as MQLLVSPSSIEEARSSLSADIIDVKKPSEGSLGANFPWVIQEIKKIAGKKPVSAAIGDNEYKPGTAALSAYGAAHAGADFIKVGLMFDGTDRARDVIEAVTTAVKREFPEKYVVIAAYSDFQRMGTISPFAISRLVADAGADVAMIDTGIKDGKSTFAFMDEEALTRFVEQNRDLGLQTALAGSLKFEDLDALKRINPEIIGVRGMVCGGDRTATIRIELVEKAMKMLV; from the coding sequence ATGCAATTACTCGTCAGTCCAAGCAGCATTGAGGAGGCAAGAAGCTCGCTTTCCGCTGACATCATTGACGTAAAGAAGCCTTCAGAAGGCTCACTTGGTGCGAATTTTCCCTGGGTCATCCAGGAGATCAAGAAGATTGCCGGCAAAAAGCCTGTCAGTGCTGCAATCGGGGACAATGAGTACAAGCCAGGAACTGCGGCTCTCTCGGCTTACGGTGCCGCGCACGCTGGTGCTGATTTTATCAAGGTCGGCCTGATGTTCGATGGAACCGACCGTGCCCGCGACGTTATCGAGGCAGTGACCACGGCAGTGAAACGGGAGTTTCCCGAGAAATATGTCGTTATCGCTGCCTATTCTGATTTTCAGAGAATGGGTACGATCTCTCCGTTTGCCATCAGCCGGCTGGTTGCGGATGCCGGAGCGGATGTCGCCATGATCGACACCGGCATTAAAGATGGGAAGAGTACATTTGCCTTCATGGACGAGGAGGCACTGACCCGGTTCGTTGAGCAGAATCGGGATCTTGGACTGCAGACGGCCCTTGCCGGTTCGCTGAAGTTTGAGGACCTTGATGCCTTAAAGCGCATCAATCCGGAGATCATCGGTGTCCGGGGGATGGTCTGCGGAGGCGACCGAACCGCTACGATCAGGATTGAACTTGTGGAAAAAGCAATGAAGATGCTTGTGTGA
- a CDS encoding pyruvate kinase alpha/beta domain-containing protein: MGFVTRNTYYFDAPGAENTPDAARFAVERARELGINKIVVASTSGRTALAFRDAMRGTDLELVVVTHVVGFSKPGVWEFAEEAAATLQAEGAKIVTGTHALSGLERAITRSPKLGGSSRTEAIAEALRRVVAVGLKVAVECVLIAADQGAIGIDEEVVAVGGTASGADTVCVIRPAHTATFFDLQVREIVAMPRDR; this comes from the coding sequence ATGGGCTTCGTAACCAGAAATACATATTACTTCGATGCCCCCGGCGCGGAGAACACCCCCGACGCCGCCCGGTTCGCCGTCGAGCGGGCCCGGGAACTCGGCATCAACAAGATCGTGGTCGCGAGCACCAGCGGCCGGACGGCGCTTGCCTTCCGGGACGCCATGAGGGGGACGGACCTCGAACTGGTCGTCGTCACCCACGTGGTCGGTTTCTCAAAACCGGGCGTTTGGGAGTTCGCGGAAGAGGCGGCCGCGACCCTCCAGGCGGAGGGAGCAAAGATCGTCACCGGCACGCACGCGCTCTCGGGGCTTGAGCGCGCGATCACCCGTTCGCCGAAACTCGGCGGCAGTTCCCGCACCGAAGCCATCGCTGAGGCGTTGCGGCGCGTCGTTGCGGTCGGCCTGAAGGTCGCGGTGGAGTGCGTCCTCATTGCGGCAGACCAGGGTGCGATCGGCATCGATGAAGAAGTGGTCGCGGTGGGGGGCACCGCGAGCGGTGCCGATACCGTCTGTGTCATCCGCCCGGCGCATACCGCGACGTTCTTTGACCTGCAGGTGCGCGAGATCGTCGCCATGCCGAGGGACCGGTGA